From a single Hymenobacter sp. YIM 151500-1 genomic region:
- a CDS encoding response regulator transcription factor: MAHIRLAIADDHKIFREGLKALLEDYPQVQVLVEAASGSHLLELLAQHPVDVVLMDINMPELDGLQATALVLERYPHTKVLALSMYDEDKYIVDMMKAGARGYLLKSAEPDEIMAAIAAVHDKGFHFNESLSATLVKQLLGQSPVELKSEATLNQRETEVLQLLCQEYSNVEIADKLFLSVRTVEGYRTRLFEKIGAKNIVGLVIYAVKKGVIQV, encoded by the coding sequence ATGGCACACATTCGCCTGGCTATTGCCGACGACCACAAGATTTTTCGGGAGGGCCTGAAGGCGCTGTTGGAAGACTATCCGCAGGTACAGGTGCTAGTAGAAGCCGCCTCGGGCAGCCACCTGCTGGAACTGCTAGCCCAGCACCCCGTGGATGTGGTGCTGATGGACATCAACATGCCCGAGCTGGATGGGTTGCAAGCCACGGCCCTGGTGCTTGAGCGGTACCCGCACACCAAGGTGCTGGCCCTATCCATGTACGACGAGGACAAGTACATTGTGGACATGATGAAGGCCGGGGCCCGTGGCTACCTGCTGAAAAGCGCCGAACCCGACGAAATCATGGCCGCCATTGCGGCCGTGCACGACAAAGGCTTCCACTTCAACGAGTCGTTGTCGGCTACGCTGGTGAAGCAGCTGCTGGGCCAGAGCCCCGTGGAGCTGAAAAGTGAGGCCACGCTCAACCAGCGCGAAACCGAAGTGCTCCAGCTGCTCTGCCAGGAATATTCCAACGTCGAAATTGCCGACAAGCTCTTTCTGAGTGTGCGCACCGTGGAAGGCTACCGCACCCGTTTGTTTGAGAAAATCGGGGCCAAAAACATTGTCGGCCTGGTTATCTACGCCGTCAAGAAGGGCGTTATTCAAGTGTAA
- a CDS encoding sensor histidine kinase produces the protein MQTTAPDVIPVLLIGTVIVVILLVFIFLVVVLHQRRMINHQVELRTLHTARQQELFKAVFEAQESERQRLAADLHDSVGQVLSVIKLNLHRLQKMEAQAADPSAPAQALLTETSGLAEDCLIEIRHIIRNILPPLLTNFGLVEALQHLAGKVEKATGIQVVFHASAHVGRYSQEIEVTLYRVAQELFNNAIKHAQATTIRFSVEQEPAWLLLTFADDGVGFRPDHVTPGLGLKNLESRVALLRGELQTGPGPTGGTLTQIRVPLAGPTHSS, from the coding sequence CGGGACGGTCATTGTCGTCATCTTGCTCGTCTTTATTTTTCTGGTGGTCGTGCTGCACCAGCGCCGCATGATCAACCACCAGGTAGAGCTGCGCACCTTGCACACGGCCCGGCAGCAGGAGCTGTTCAAAGCCGTGTTCGAGGCCCAGGAAAGTGAGCGGCAGCGCCTGGCCGCCGACCTGCACGACAGCGTAGGGCAGGTGCTGTCGGTGATTAAGCTCAATCTGCACCGGCTCCAGAAAATGGAGGCCCAGGCCGCCGACCCATCGGCGCCGGCGCAAGCCCTGCTCACCGAAACCAGCGGCCTGGCCGAGGACTGCCTAATTGAAATCCGCCATATTATCCGCAATATTCTGCCGCCCCTGCTCACCAATTTTGGGCTGGTGGAGGCCTTGCAGCACCTGGCCGGCAAGGTCGAAAAAGCCACCGGTATTCAGGTTGTCTTTCACGCTTCTGCACACGTAGGCCGCTACAGCCAGGAAATCGAGGTTACGCTGTACCGGGTGGCGCAGGAGCTGTTCAACAACGCCATCAAACACGCCCAGGCTACCACTATCCGGTTTTCGGTGGAGCAGGAGCCGGCCTGGCTGCTGCTTACTTTCGCCGACGATGGCGTGGGGTTTCGGCCCGACCACGTAACGCCGGGCCTGGGCCTGAAAAACCTGGAAAGCCGCGTGGCCTTGCTGCGCGGTGAACTGCAAACCGGGCCGGGGCCCACGGGCGGTACGCTCACCCAGATTCGGGTGCCGCTGGCCGGGCCCACCCACTCGTCCTAG